A single window of uncultured Methanospirillum sp. DNA harbors:
- a CDS encoding UPF0058 family protein: MSVPGDRVQKEELLHLHMLFVHVKKYYELTTSEEVPTDQYDTLHISPVHIHKNKRSHKEAILVLGQEIVDHIKQQHKPQLIGFTDMVTPEIAVEN; encoded by the coding sequence ATGAGTGTTCCAGGTGATAGAGTGCAGAAGGAAGAGTTGCTACATTTACACATGCTTTTTGTCCACGTTAAGAAGTATTATGAACTTACCACCAGTGAGGAAGTCCCCACTGATCAGTATGATACTCTGCACATCTCTCCTGTCCATATCCACAAGAACAAGAGGTCACATAAGGAAGCTATCCTCGTTCTTGGACAGGAGATCGTTGACCATATTAAACAGCAGCATAAACCCCAGTTGATAGGCTTTACTGATATGGTCACACCTGAAATAGCAGTTGAAAACTGA
- a CDS encoding UPF0179 family protein, giving the protein MDQKKTRVTIVGAAYAKPGVQFVYTGRTEACESCTISRVCHNLETGRRYEVVAIRAANHSCPVHLKGTVTVDVTEAPVEIRVPEDLAKKNTTVLIRLPDCDEACEWYADCHPAGVVSGQKYIITEILPEDQIECRSDYTPVLVRVIPLPDVLPRTTQ; this is encoded by the coding sequence ATGGATCAGAAGAAGACCCGGGTCACCATTGTCGGAGCAGCATATGCAAAGCCTGGCGTTCAGTTTGTCTATACCGGTAGGACCGAGGCATGTGAATCATGTACTATCTCCCGGGTCTGTCATAACCTTGAGACTGGGAGAAGGTATGAGGTCGTGGCAATCAGGGCAGCCAATCACTCCTGTCCGGTACATCTGAAGGGGACAGTGACTGTGGATGTAACCGAAGCACCGGTTGAGATCCGGGTTCCTGAAGACCTTGCTAAAAAGAATACAACCGTTCTTATCAGATTACCTGATTGTGATGAGGCATGTGAATGGTATGCCGACTGCCATCCTGCCGGTGTGGTCAGTGGTCAGAAGTATATCATCACCGAGATTCTGCCGGAGGATCAGATCGAGTGCCGTTCAGACTATACACCAGTGTTGGTCAGGGTTATTCCTCTCCCTGATGTACTTCCCAGAACAACTCAGTAA